Proteins encoded in a region of the Strix uralensis isolate ZFMK-TIS-50842 unplaced genomic scaffold, bStrUra1 scaffold_227, whole genome shotgun sequence genome:
- the OTUD5 gene encoding OTU domain-containing protein 5 isoform X2, translating into MTILPKKKPVPAPDGDGDSGPDAGPERGADAGPERGPGGVGESVGPGGVGGPRPRASPPPPLRGWAGLPAAGSPPPAGPGGPVGGGPVTGDGPGSLLGLEAAALGLPEPRGPGSGGGGGGPGHSKRRRRGGAGPSGGPGGGGPGCGGPGGMGLGLGMGPGGSPGPDEAGGGYNSEDEYEAGRVEMDPATAEQQEHRFEKALREKKGFIIKRMKEDGACLFRAVADQVYGDQDMHEVVRKHCMDYLMKNADYFSNYVTEDFTTYINRKRKSTCHGNHIEMQAMAEMYNRPVEVYQYGTEPINTFHGIQHNEDEPIRVSYHRNIHYNSVVNPNKATIGVGLGLPSFKPGLAEQSLMKSAIKTSEESWIEQQMLEDKKRATDWEATNEAIEEQVARESYLQWLRDQEKQARQPRKASATCSSATAAAASGLEEWSGRSPRPRSAAPSPEHPGLHPEAPGPKPPSPGAPPAGKPPSPCAPGTSSQLGAGGGRATPPLVSLYPALECRAIMQQMSPTAFGLNDWEDDEILASVLAVSQQEYLETMKTSRHRDPTADKS; encoded by the exons ATGACCATCCTTCCAAAGAAGAAGCCGGTGCCGGCGCCCGACGGCGACGGCGACTCGGGCCCAGACGCCGGCCCTGAGCGCGGCGCAGACGCCGGCCccgagcgcggccccggcggcgtGGGCGAGTCCGTTGGCCCCGGCGGGGTCGGCGGGCCGCGGCCCAGGGcttcgccgccgccgccgctgcggggctgggccgggctgccGGCCGCCGGCTCGCCCCCACCCGCCGGTCCCGGCGGCCCTGTCGGCGGCGGCCCCGTCACAGGGGACGGGCCCGGGTCGCTGCTGGGGCTcgaggcggcggcgctggggctgcCCGAGCCCCGCgggcccggcagcggcggcggcggcggcggccccggacACAGcaagcggcggcggcgcggaggggccgggcccagtggcggccccggcggcggcggccccggctgcGGCGGCCCTGGCGGGATGGGGCTCGGGCTGGGGATGGGccccggcggcagccccggccccgacGAGGCGGGAGGCGGCTACAACAGCGAGGACGAGTACGAGGCCGGGCGGGTGGAGATGGACCCGGCCACGGCGGAGCAG CAGGAGCACCGGTTCGAGAAGGCGCTGCGGGAGAAGAAAGGCTTCATCATCAAGCGCATGAAGGAGGATGGCGCCTGCCTCTTCCGGGCTGTGG CTGACCAGGTGTACGGAGACCAGGACATGCACGAGGTGGTCCGCAAGCACTGCATGGACTATCTG ATGAAGAACGCAGACTACTTCTCCAACTACGTGACGGAGGATTTTACCACCTACATCAACCGCAAGCGCAAGAGCACGTGCCACGGGAACCACATTGAGATGCAGGCCATGGCTGAGATGTACAACCGCCCTGTCGAGGTCTACCAGTACGGCACTG AGCCCATCAACACCTTCCACGGGATCCAGCACAACGAGGACGAGCCCATCCGGGTCAGCTACCACCGCAACATCCACTACAACTCTGTCGTCAACCCGAACAAGGCCACTATCggcgtggggctggggctgccctccTTCAAGCCAGGG CTGGCGGAGCAGTCGCTGATGAAAAGCGCCATCAAGACGTCGGAGGAGTCCTGGATCGAGCAGCAGATGCTGGAGGACAAGAAGCGGGCGACGGACTGGGAGGCCACCAACGAGGCCATCGAGGAGCAGGTGGCCCGCGAGTCCTACCTCCAGTGGCTGCGCGACCAGGAGAAGCAGGCCCGGCAG CCCCGCAAGGCCAGCGCCACGTGCAGCTCAGCCACGGCGGCAGCGGCCAGCGGCCTGGAAGAGTGGAGCGGGCgctcgccccggccccgcagcgccgcACCCTCACCTGAGCACCCTGGTCTGCACCCCGAGGCGCCCGGCCCCAAGCCCCCCTCGCCCGGTGCCCCTCCAGCGGGCAAACCTCCCTCGCCCTGTGCCCCAG GGACCAGCAGCCAGCTGGGGGCAGGTGGGGGCCGGGCCACCCCGCCGCTGGTGTCCCTGTACCCCGCGCTGGAGTGCCGCGCCATCATGCAGCAGATGTCCCCCACCGCCTTTG GCCTAAACGACTGGGAGGACGACGAGATCCTGGCGTCGGTGCTTGCCGTCTCGCAGCAGGAGTACCTGGAGACCATGAAGACCTCCCGCCACAGAGACCCCACCGCCGACAAAAGTTGA
- the OTUD5 gene encoding OTU domain-containing protein 5 isoform X1, with the protein MTILPKKKPVPAPDGDGDSGPDAGPERGADAGPERGPGGVGESVGPGGVGGPRPRASPPPPLRGWAGLPAAGSPPPAGPGGPVGGGPVTGDGPGSLLGLEAAALGLPEPRGPGSGGGGGGPGHSKRRRRGGAGPSGGPGGGGPGCGGPGGMGLGLGMGPGGSPGPDEAGGGYNSEDEYEAGRVEMDPATAEQEHRFEKALREKKGFIIKRMKEDGACLFRAVADQVYGDQDMHEVVRKHCMDYLMKNADYFSNYVTEDFTTYINRKRKSTCHGNHIEMQAMAEMYNRPVEVYQYGTEPINTFHGIQHNEDEPIRVSYHRNIHYNSVVNPNKATIGVGLGLPSFKPGLAEQSLMKSAIKTSEESWIEQQMLEDKKRATDWEATNEAIEEQVARESYLQWLRDQEKQARQPRKASATCSSATAAAASGLEEWSGRSPRPRSAAPSPEHPGLHPEAPGPKPPSPGAPPAGKPPSPCAPGTSSQLGAGGGRATPPLVSLYPALECRAIMQQMSPTAFGLNDWEDDEILASVLAVSQQEYLETMKTSRHRDPTADKS; encoded by the exons ATGACCATCCTTCCAAAGAAGAAGCCGGTGCCGGCGCCCGACGGCGACGGCGACTCGGGCCCAGACGCCGGCCCTGAGCGCGGCGCAGACGCCGGCCccgagcgcggccccggcggcgtGGGCGAGTCCGTTGGCCCCGGCGGGGTCGGCGGGCCGCGGCCCAGGGcttcgccgccgccgccgctgcggggctgggccgggctgccGGCCGCCGGCTCGCCCCCACCCGCCGGTCCCGGCGGCCCTGTCGGCGGCGGCCCCGTCACAGGGGACGGGCCCGGGTCGCTGCTGGGGCTcgaggcggcggcgctggggctgcCCGAGCCCCGCgggcccggcagcggcggcggcggcggcggccccggacACAGcaagcggcggcggcgcggaggggccgggcccagtggcggccccggcggcggcggccccggctgcGGCGGCCCTGGCGGGATGGGGCTCGGGCTGGGGATGGGccccggcggcagccccggccccgacGAGGCGGGAGGCGGCTACAACAGCGAGGACGAGTACGAGGCCGGGCGGGTGGAGATGGACCCGGCCACGGCGGAGCAG GAGCACCGGTTCGAGAAGGCGCTGCGGGAGAAGAAAGGCTTCATCATCAAGCGCATGAAGGAGGATGGCGCCTGCCTCTTCCGGGCTGTGG CTGACCAGGTGTACGGAGACCAGGACATGCACGAGGTGGTCCGCAAGCACTGCATGGACTATCTG ATGAAGAACGCAGACTACTTCTCCAACTACGTGACGGAGGATTTTACCACCTACATCAACCGCAAGCGCAAGAGCACGTGCCACGGGAACCACATTGAGATGCAGGCCATGGCTGAGATGTACAACCGCCCTGTCGAGGTCTACCAGTACGGCACTG AGCCCATCAACACCTTCCACGGGATCCAGCACAACGAGGACGAGCCCATCCGGGTCAGCTACCACCGCAACATCCACTACAACTCTGTCGTCAACCCGAACAAGGCCACTATCggcgtggggctggggctgccctccTTCAAGCCAGGG CTGGCGGAGCAGTCGCTGATGAAAAGCGCCATCAAGACGTCGGAGGAGTCCTGGATCGAGCAGCAGATGCTGGAGGACAAGAAGCGGGCGACGGACTGGGAGGCCACCAACGAGGCCATCGAGGAGCAGGTGGCCCGCGAGTCCTACCTCCAGTGGCTGCGCGACCAGGAGAAGCAGGCCCGGCAG CCCCGCAAGGCCAGCGCCACGTGCAGCTCAGCCACGGCGGCAGCGGCCAGCGGCCTGGAAGAGTGGAGCGGGCgctcgccccggccccgcagcgccgcACCCTCACCTGAGCACCCTGGTCTGCACCCCGAGGCGCCCGGCCCCAAGCCCCCCTCGCCCGGTGCCCCTCCAGCGGGCAAACCTCCCTCGCCCTGTGCCCCAG GGACCAGCAGCCAGCTGGGGGCAGGTGGGGGCCGGGCCACCCCGCCGCTGGTGTCCCTGTACCCCGCGCTGGAGTGCCGCGCCATCATGCAGCAGATGTCCCCCACCGCCTTTG GCCTAAACGACTGGGAGGACGACGAGATCCTGGCGTCGGTGCTTGCCGTCTCGCAGCAGGAGTACCTGGAGACCATGAAGACCTCCCGCCACAGAGACCCCACCGCCGACAAAAGTTGA
- the EBP gene encoding 3-beta-hydroxysteroid-Delta(8),Delta(7)-isomerase codes for MATTVHPYWPRSLPLPGYVGSARPGWQCAGAVAAAGAGLLALGWALGGAGGGARGGASRSPARRLALGWFLMCAGVHGVLEGYFSLRHRELPAATGLLADVWKEYAKADSRYMTSDDFTVAMETVTAWAWGPLSFLTFLAFLRRHPTRYVLQLLVSLGQLYGDVLYFATEARAGWSHSDPQPLYFWGYFVGLNGVWVLVPGALLADACRHLAAAQRALDRPRHKAH; via the exons ATGGCGACGACGGTGCATCCCTACTGGCCGCGCTCCCTGCCGCTGCCGGGCTACGTGGGCAGCGCGCGCCCCGGCTGGCAGTGCGCGGgcgcggtggcggcggccggggcggggctgcTGGCGCTGGGCTGGGCGCTGGGCGGTGCCGGGGGCGGTGCCAGGGGCGGGGCCTCGCGGAGCCCCGCCCGCCGCCTGGCGCTGGGCTGGTTCCTGATGTGCGCGGGGGTGCACGGGGTCCTGGAGGGCTACTTCAGCCTGCGGCACCGGGAGCTGCCCGCCGCCACCGGGCTGCTGGCCGACGTCT GGAAGGAGTACGCCAAAGCTGACAGCCGCTACATGAC GAGCGATGACTTCACGGTTGCCATGGAGACAGTGACCGCCTGGGCCTGGGGCCCCCTCAGCTTCCTCACCTTCCTCGCCTTCCTGCGCCGCCACCCGACCCGCTACGTCCTGCAGCTCCTCGTCTCCCTCG GGCAGCTCTACGGGGACGTGCTCTACTTCGCCACAGAGGCACGGGCGGGCTGGAGCCACAGCGACCCCCAGCCCCTCTACTTCTGGGGCTACTTCGTGGGGCTCAACGGGGTGTGGGTGCTGGTGCCCGGCGCCCTCCTGGCCGATGCCTGCCGTCACCTGGCCGCCGCCCAGCGTGCCCTTGACCGCCCCCGCCACAAAGCCCACTGA
- the CCDC120 gene encoding coiled-coil domain-containing protein 120 isoform X1, which produces MEVRGHIIPPGTYSPAGAPTGRLQELRERQRGLRQALGLRLRELRRLCLQEAELTGKLPPEYPLEPGERPQPPPRRRAGGPPRGTLPEAARAARREVAVQLQVVEAARRLAAAPGLPPEQRRRRQRLQADAAQRLRQLRAQLGAAAHDENGSLCDLPALENGALPGLPPPKLPPSGAGRPSPPRAGSGSPDRRPPWAPDAPPGGPGRRSSLASPASPARTLPRSASSFEGRSVPATPVLARSPCARGHPLCRPEVPGLPPRPWSGSQDSQLGGPPAPGPPPPAPRTRRSNSSEALIDWGGPPESAPEAARGRGGPPSAEQRRSQKWLALEGLRDWYLRHTGAPPAAPPGPRLPPPGPAWPPRRRDPPGLPHSLSYAGALAPRASGDPPAATPATTTDPQPPGTLV; this is translated from the exons GGGCGCCCACGGGGCGGCTGCAGGAGCTGCGGGAGCGGCAGCGGGGGCTGCGCCAGGCCCTGGGGCTGCGCCTGCGGGAGCTGCGGCGCCTCTGCCTGCAGGAGGCC GAGCTGACGGGGAAGCTGCCCCCCGAATACCCCCTGGAGCCTGGCGAGaggccccagccccccccgcgccgccgggccgggggtcCCCCCCGGGGGACCCTCCCTGAG GCGGCGCGGGCAGCCCGGCGGGAGGTGGCggtgcagctgcaggtggtggaggcCGCCCGGCGCCTGgcggccgccccggggctgccccccgagcagcgccgccgccgccagcgcctgCAGGCCGACGCGGCCCAGCGGCTCCGGCAGCTCCGCGCCCAGCTCGGCGCCGCCGCGCACG ATGAGAACGGGTCCCTCTGCGACCTGCCCGCGCTGGAGAACG GGGCCCTCCCGGGGCTGCCCCCACCCAAGctccccccaagcggagctggTCGCCCCTCGCCCCCCCGGGCCGGATCTGGTAGCCCCGACCGCCGGCCGCCCTGGGCCCCCGATGCTCCCCCGGGGGGACCCGGCCGCCGCAGCTCCCTCGCCAGCCCTGCCAG CCCGGCACGGACCCTGCCCCGCAGCGCTTCCAGCTTCGAGGGCCGCAGCGTCCCGGCCACACCCGTCCTGGCCCGCAGCCCCTGCGCCCGTGGGCACCCCCTCTGCCG CCCCGAggtgccggggctgcccccccggCCCTGGTCGGGCAGCCAGGACTCGCAGCTGGGGGGGCCCCCGGCACCTGGCCCacccccgccggccccccgcaCCCGCCGCAGCAACAGCTCGGAGGCCTTGATCGACTGGGGGGGCCCCCCTGAAAGCGCCCCTGAggctgcccggggccgggggggccccccctCAGCCGAGCAGCGCCGCAGCCAGAAGTGGCTGGCGCTGGAGGGGCTGCGGGACTGGTACCTGCGGCACACGGGGGCCCCTCCGGCagcaccccccggcccccgcctgccgccccccggccctgcctggcccccccgccgccgtgaCCCCCCCGGCCTGCCCCACTCGCTCAGCTACGCCGGGGCCCTGGCGCCCAG GGCCTCAGGGGACCCCCCTGCGGCCACCCCCGCCACCACCACGGAcccgcagccccccggcaccCTGGTCTGA
- the CCDC120 gene encoding coiled-coil domain-containing protein 120 isoform X2 produces MEVRGHIIPPGTYSPAGAPTGRLQELRERQRGLRQALGLRLRELRRLCLQEAELTGKLPPEYPLEPGERPQPPPRRRAGGPPRGTLPEAARAARREVAVQLQVVEAARRLAAAPGLPPEQRRRRQRLQADAAQRLRQLRAQLGAAAHDENGSLCDLPALENGALPGLPPPKLPPSGAGRPSPPRAGSGSPDRRPPWAPDAPPGGPGRRSSLASPASASSFEGRSVPATPVLARSPCARGHPLCRPEVPGLPPRPWSGSQDSQLGGPPAPGPPPPAPRTRRSNSSEALIDWGGPPESAPEAARGRGGPPSAEQRRSQKWLALEGLRDWYLRHTGAPPAAPPGPRLPPPGPAWPPRRRDPPGLPHSLSYAGALAPRASGDPPAATPATTTDPQPPGTLV; encoded by the exons GGGCGCCCACGGGGCGGCTGCAGGAGCTGCGGGAGCGGCAGCGGGGGCTGCGCCAGGCCCTGGGGCTGCGCCTGCGGGAGCTGCGGCGCCTCTGCCTGCAGGAGGCC GAGCTGACGGGGAAGCTGCCCCCCGAATACCCCCTGGAGCCTGGCGAGaggccccagccccccccgcgccgccgggccgggggtcCCCCCCGGGGGACCCTCCCTGAG GCGGCGCGGGCAGCCCGGCGGGAGGTGGCggtgcagctgcaggtggtggaggcCGCCCGGCGCCTGgcggccgccccggggctgccccccgagcagcgccgccgccgccagcgcctgCAGGCCGACGCGGCCCAGCGGCTCCGGCAGCTCCGCGCCCAGCTCGGCGCCGCCGCGCACG ATGAGAACGGGTCCCTCTGCGACCTGCCCGCGCTGGAGAACG GGGCCCTCCCGGGGCTGCCCCCACCCAAGctccccccaagcggagctggTCGCCCCTCGCCCCCCCGGGCCGGATCTGGTAGCCCCGACCGCCGGCCGCCCTGGGCCCCCGATGCTCCCCCGGGGGGACCCGGCCGCCGCAGCTCCCTCGCCAGCCCTGCCAG CGCTTCCAGCTTCGAGGGCCGCAGCGTCCCGGCCACACCCGTCCTGGCCCGCAGCCCCTGCGCCCGTGGGCACCCCCTCTGCCG CCCCGAggtgccggggctgcccccccggCCCTGGTCGGGCAGCCAGGACTCGCAGCTGGGGGGGCCCCCGGCACCTGGCCCacccccgccggccccccgcaCCCGCCGCAGCAACAGCTCGGAGGCCTTGATCGACTGGGGGGGCCCCCCTGAAAGCGCCCCTGAggctgcccggggccgggggggccccccctCAGCCGAGCAGCGCCGCAGCCAGAAGTGGCTGGCGCTGGAGGGGCTGCGGGACTGGTACCTGCGGCACACGGGGGCCCCTCCGGCagcaccccccggcccccgcctgccgccccccggccctgcctggcccccccgccgccgtgaCCCCCCCGGCCTGCCCCACTCGCTCAGCTACGCCGGGGCCCTGGCGCCCAG GGCCTCAGGGGACCCCCCTGCGGCCACCCCCGCCACCACCACGGAcccgcagccccccggcaccCTGGTCTGA